A part of Paenibacillus sp. sptzw28 genomic DNA contains:
- a CDS encoding chemotaxis response regulator protein-glutamate methylesterase: MNAHRVLVVDDSAFMRKIISDIIITDPQFNIVATAANGCEAIEAVERWKPDVITMDLEMPEMNGLEALTQIMRSNPTPVIMLSSISDDGTRETIKALQNGAFDFIRKPSGPRSSDIHTVGEQLLEKMRIAVLTKSRAPLFQIPGNADTFGSKDKERPQKLEKTIKPAANSKAEAESVKSKKRVLPDNPVISKPDSKPEGKVSSDVHSVKRETKGVLPKKKPANGTDYRHLIVIGTSTGGPRALHEVITALPGSLPAPVLVVQHMPPKFTHSLAQRLDAFSSVHVVEAANGDRVYAGTVYIAPGGYHMELAKDSNGYYISLNLEQPVGGHRPSVDVMFESCVSYPELRRHSVIMTGMGNDGVKGMRALNESGGVSAIAEAEESCIVYGMPRSAVEAGVAKSVVPLQRIASMLVEAVMK; this comes from the coding sequence ATGAACGCTCATCGAGTGCTTGTCGTGGACGATTCCGCTTTTATGCGCAAAATCATCAGCGATATTATTATTACAGATCCCCAGTTTAATATTGTTGCTACCGCGGCAAATGGCTGCGAGGCGATTGAGGCTGTCGAACGCTGGAAGCCGGATGTGATTACGATGGATCTGGAGATGCCGGAGATGAACGGGCTGGAAGCGCTGACACAGATAATGCGCTCCAACCCGACCCCGGTCATTATGCTCTCCAGCATCAGCGACGACGGTACGAGAGAAACGATTAAAGCGCTGCAAAACGGCGCATTCGACTTTATCCGTAAGCCGTCCGGCCCGCGTTCATCGGATATTCATACGGTAGGCGAACAGCTTCTCGAAAAAATGCGAATAGCGGTCCTTACCAAGAGCAGGGCGCCGCTGTTTCAAATTCCGGGAAATGCCGATACTTTCGGGTCAAAAGACAAGGAAAGACCTCAGAAGCTGGAAAAAACGATTAAGCCGGCTGCCAACTCTAAAGCTGAAGCGGAATCCGTCAAATCCAAAAAACGAGTGCTTCCGGACAATCCGGTCATCAGCAAGCCTGATTCCAAGCCAGAAGGCAAGGTTAGCTCCGATGTGCATTCGGTCAAGCGGGAGACGAAAGGGGTTCTTCCGAAGAAAAAGCCGGCGAATGGCACCGATTACCGGCATTTGATCGTTATCGGGACTTCGACGGGCGGACCAAGAGCTCTGCATGAAGTTATAACGGCATTACCAGGCAGCTTGCCGGCGCCAGTGCTTGTTGTCCAGCATATGCCCCCGAAATTCACCCATTCGCTTGCGCAGAGGCTGGATGCATTCAGTTCCGTTCATGTGGTGGAAGCGGCGAATGGGGACCGCGTCTATGCCGGTACAGTTTATATAGCTCCGGGAGGCTACCATATGGAGCTTGCCAAAGATTCCAATGGTTATTACATAAGCCTTAATCTAGAACAGCCGGTGGGTGGACACCGTCCATCCGTTGACGTCATGTTCGAATCATGCGTATCTTATCCGGAGCTTAGGCGGCATTCCGTAATAATGACGGGTATGGGAAACGATGGAGTAAAAGGAATGAGAGCACTCAATGAAAGCGGAGGGGTAAGCGCAATAGCCGAGGCTGAGGAATCGTGCATTGTTTATGGAATGCCTCGTTCAGCCGTTGAAGCTGGTGTCGCCAAGTCTGTCGTTCCACTACAGCGAATCGCTTCTATGCTTGTAGAAGCCGTAATGAAGTAA
- a CDS encoding MinD/ParA family protein — MSDQAEALRHMVRRRELQSAGKATRVVTVTSGKGGVGKSNFSLNFSLMLQKMGLKVLIFDADIGMANIDVLMGVSAPYNLYHLLKQQKTIREIIQEGPGGVHFIAGGSGFKDLLDLAPAQLDYFEEQIGKLHGEYDLILFDTGAGLSKETVKFIVAAQETFVVTTPEPTSITDAYALIKMVQAMEHNIHFKLVVNRAADEREGKAAAEKIGLVAQRFLDISLPVLGIVPDDPNVTKAVKKQVPFTVAYPGSEATKSIMEIARVFADISAAPVSAGNGVKGFLHKMFGLRK, encoded by the coding sequence ATGAGTGATCAGGCGGAAGCGCTTCGACATATGGTGCGCAGGCGGGAGCTGCAAAGCGCGGGTAAAGCTACGCGGGTTGTGACCGTCACAAGCGGTAAAGGCGGCGTCGGTAAATCGAATTTCAGTTTAAACTTTTCGCTTATGCTTCAAAAAATGGGACTAAAGGTGTTAATCTTTGACGCTGATATCGGCATGGCAAACATCGATGTGCTGATGGGAGTTTCGGCTCCCTATAATTTGTACCACCTGTTGAAGCAGCAGAAGACCATCCGGGAAATTATTCAGGAGGGACCTGGGGGAGTTCATTTTATTGCAGGCGGGTCCGGGTTTAAAGATCTTCTTGACCTGGCTCCGGCACAGCTCGATTATTTTGAAGAACAAATCGGAAAGCTGCATGGAGAGTATGACTTGATTTTATTCGATACCGGAGCGGGCTTGTCCAAGGAAACCGTTAAATTTATCGTTGCCGCTCAAGAGACGTTCGTAGTCACGACGCCGGAGCCAACTTCCATTACCGACGCATACGCCCTGATCAAAATGGTGCAGGCAATGGAACATAACATCCATTTCAAACTCGTCGTCAATCGGGCGGCGGACGAGCGGGAAGGCAAAGCTGCTGCTGAGAAAATAGGTTTGGTCGCTCAGAGGTTCCTTGATATTTCATTGCCGGTTCTCGGAATAGTACCGGACGATCCGAATGTGACAAAAGCGGTAAAGAAGCAGGTTCCGTTTACGGTAGCCTACCCGGGAAGCGAAGCGACTAAATCGATCATGGAAATTGCCAGAGTGTTTGCGGATATCTCTGCCGCCCCGGTATCTGCGGGCAACGGAGTTAAAGGATTTTTGCATAAGATGTTTGGGCTGAGGAAGTGA
- the flhF gene encoding flagellar biosynthesis protein FlhF, with product MKVKRYIVNALPEALPIIRSELGIDAVILNTKEIRVGGFLGMFGKKKMEVIAAIESNANAVPAVRKPTSAPKPAVSPAALSHFAAMVSSAASVSAEAAAPESGRLLEDAVPLKAHAVQPVISNRSGMENELINEIRDMKQWIQKMSKQQQLKTWPEPVQELYERLIDQEIELKWVDKLMAEVEERIQFLQGSQPDKRFVWQSARSVLNEWLKDFEGERIGEQTRVVHFVGPTGVGKTTSIAKLAAEQTLKAGRKVGFITSDTYRIAAVDQLRTYANILDVPLEVVFSPSEVTRAYKQLEDRELIFMDTAGRNFRHELSVSEVNSLLQSHDRSETYLVLSLTGRYRDMSAVAEHFVKYGIQSVLFTKQDETNAYGSILNLVMDYGLKPAYIAYGQTVPDDIMPFQTDSYVEKVLGAAGDE from the coding sequence ATGAAAGTAAAGCGATATATTGTAAATGCGCTGCCGGAAGCTCTGCCCATAATCCGCAGTGAGCTCGGAATTGACGCCGTTATATTGAATACAAAGGAAATTCGTGTAGGCGGGTTTCTCGGAATGTTCGGCAAAAAGAAGATGGAGGTTATTGCGGCGATTGAATCGAATGCGAATGCGGTGCCTGCCGTCCGCAAGCCGACTTCAGCCCCTAAACCGGCTGTTTCGCCCGCTGCATTAAGCCATTTTGCAGCGATGGTTTCCTCTGCTGCCTCAGTTTCCGCAGAAGCAGCCGCTCCCGAAAGTGGACGGTTGCTGGAAGATGCCGTTCCTTTAAAGGCGCATGCAGTCCAGCCGGTTATTTCCAACCGAAGCGGTATGGAAAACGAGCTGATAAATGAAATACGTGACATGAAGCAGTGGATCCAAAAGATGTCCAAGCAGCAGCAATTAAAAACTTGGCCCGAGCCGGTTCAGGAATTATACGAACGTCTCATCGATCAAGAGATTGAACTCAAGTGGGTCGATAAATTAATGGCCGAGGTTGAGGAACGGATTCAATTTCTTCAAGGTTCACAGCCTGACAAACGGTTTGTGTGGCAGTCTGCCCGCAGCGTACTTAACGAATGGCTGAAGGATTTTGAAGGCGAAAGAATCGGCGAACAGACGCGTGTAGTTCATTTTGTCGGTCCGACAGGCGTCGGTAAAACGACTTCCATCGCGAAGCTGGCAGCGGAGCAAACGTTGAAGGCGGGGAGAAAGGTCGGATTTATAACATCCGATACGTATCGAATCGCCGCGGTTGATCAGCTTCGCACATATGCGAACATATTGGATGTTCCGCTTGAAGTCGTTTTCTCACCGTCCGAAGTAACGCGGGCATACAAGCAGCTTGAAGACCGTGAATTGATCTTTATGGATACTGCCGGCCGCAACTTCCGTCATGAACTGTCAGTTTCCGAAGTCAACAGTCTGTTACAATCACACGACCGCTCCGAAACATATCTGGTGCTTAGCTTGACAGGCAGGTATAGAGATATGTCGGCGGTTGCCGAACATTTTGTGAAATACGGCATTCAAAGCGTACTGTTCACAAAACAGGACGAAACCAATGCATACGGTTCGATTCTGAATCTTGTGATGGATTATGGTTTAAAGCCCGCCTATATCGCTTACGGCCAAACGGTACCCGACGATATAATGCCGTTCCAAACAGACAGTTATGTCGAAAAAGTACTGGGGGCGGCCGGGGATGAGTGA